One genomic region from Phragmites australis chromosome 1, lpPhrAust1.1, whole genome shotgun sequence encodes:
- the LOC133886779 gene encoding transcription factor RAX1-like has translation MGRAPCCDRAAVKRGPWSPEEDEALRSYVQRHGSGGSWITLPKKAGLKRCGKSCRLRWLNYLRPDIRHGGFTDEEDAIIISLYSQLGSKWSLIASQLGGRTDNDVKNHWNTKLKKRLAAAAAAVTSTPSPLPLSPLPAPAPMVTHASLFPPLAIPTVKTETYTCDDFLAPVALWDPFAGGMCVPDAADGSTSASAASSASNWSTDNGVAAAGEGFLLDFCAVSDLGAAYQLQLPGGYFYPLDPSLSLV, from the exons ATGGGAAGGGCGCCGTGCTGCGACAGGGCCGCCGTGAAGCGGGGGCCGTGGTCGCCAGAGGAGGACGAGGCACTTCGCAGCTACGTCCAGCGacacggcagcggcggcagctgGATCACCCTGCCCAAGAAAGCCG GGCTCAAGAGGTGCGGCAAGAGCTGCAGGTTGCGGTGGCTCAACTACCTCCGGCCCGACATCCGGCACGGCGGCTTCACCGACGAGGAGGACGCCATCATCATCTCGCTCTATAGCCAGCTCGGAAGCAA GTGGTCGCTGATAGCCTCGCAGCTGGGGGGGAGGACGGACAACGACGTCAAGAACCACTGGAACACCAAGCTCAAGAAgcgcctcgccgccgctgccgccgcggtcACCTCCACCCCCTCCCCGCTACCCCTCTCGCCGCTGCCGGCCCCGGCACCTATGGTCACGCACGCGTCGCTGTTCCCGCCGCTCGCCATACCAACCGTGAAGACCGAGACGTACACCTGCGACGACTTCCTGGCGCCGGTCGCACTCTGGGACCCGTTTGCTGGTGGCATGTGCGTGCCGGACGCCGCAGACGGCTCTACCTCGGCCTCCGCGGCGTCGTCGGCCTCCAACTGGTCGACGGACAACGGTGTCGCCGCTGCCGGCGAGGGGTTCTTACTGGACTTTTGCGCGGTCTCGGACCTTGGCGCCGCTTACCAGCTCCAGCTCCCCGGTGGCTACTTCTACCCCCTCGATCCGAGCTTGTCTCTCGTATAG